The Verrucomicrobium spinosum DSM 4136 = JCM 18804 genome includes a region encoding these proteins:
- a CDS encoding transposase has protein sequence MASPRYFADPLVPVAYYHCISRVVERRLAFGPEEKEQFVRLMRAYEGFCQVRVLSYCVMSNHFHIMVEVKKRPEGAVYSDAWLLKQAALIYSQPAVRMLKETLETFRSQGHDAAAEELKERYLGRMWDVSQFMKELKQRFSLWFNKRENRKGTLWEERFTSVLLEGELATLSVMSAYIDLNPVRAGLVEDPKDYRWCSYAEAVAGGRKAMSALYTITNEHRLHERNQPRGSQRIPSAAKVLSGYRVWLFGQGEEVRDGHGSDSQVLRKGIKREVVEQVRTEDGRLTLAETLRHRVTYFTLGVALGSRGFVDEFFEARREQFDVRRQRGARPMKGGSFAGMFAFRAPRVGVV, from the coding sequence ATGGCCTCGCCTCGCTACTTTGCCGATCCGCTGGTTCCGGTTGCCTATTACCACTGCATCTCCAGAGTGGTCGAGAGGCGGTTGGCGTTTGGGCCGGAGGAGAAGGAGCAGTTTGTGCGCTTGATGCGGGCCTATGAGGGGTTCTGCCAGGTGCGGGTGTTGTCCTATTGCGTGATGTCCAATCACTTCCACATCATGGTGGAGGTGAAGAAGCGGCCTGAAGGGGCGGTGTATTCGGATGCATGGCTGCTCAAGCAGGCGGCGTTGATCTATTCCCAACCGGCGGTGCGGATGCTCAAGGAGACGCTGGAAACCTTTCGCAGCCAGGGGCATGACGCGGCGGCCGAGGAACTCAAGGAGAGATATTTGGGGCGGATGTGGGATGTGAGCCAGTTCATGAAGGAACTCAAACAGCGCTTCAGCTTGTGGTTCAACAAGAGGGAGAATCGCAAGGGCACACTCTGGGAGGAGCGCTTCACCAGTGTGCTGCTGGAAGGTGAGCTCGCTACGCTCTCGGTGATGAGTGCCTACATCGATCTCAATCCGGTGCGGGCGGGACTGGTGGAAGATCCCAAGGACTACCGGTGGTGCAGCTATGCGGAGGCGGTGGCGGGTGGGCGCAAGGCGATGTCAGCCTTGTACACGATCACGAATGAGCATCGTCTGCACGAGCGGAACCAGCCAAGGGGCTCGCAGCGGATTCCCAGTGCGGCCAAGGTCCTCTCCGGCTACCGGGTATGGCTCTTTGGCCAGGGGGAGGAGGTTCGAGACGGTCACGGTTCGGACAGCCAGGTGCTGCGCAAGGGGATCAAGCGTGAGGTGGTGGAGCAGGTGCGCACGGAAGACGGCAGGCTGACGCTCGCGGAGACGCTGCGTCATCGGGTGACGTACTTCACGCTAGGTGTGGCCTTGGGAAGCCGGGGTTTTGTGGATGAGTTCTTTGAGGCGCGCCGTGAACAATTTGATGTCCGCCGTCAACGAGGTGCCCGCCCCATGAAGGGCGGGAGTTTTGCCGGAATGTTCGCCTTTCGAGCGCCGAGAGTCGGGGTGGTGTGA
- the tnpB gene encoding IS66 family insertion sequence element accessory protein TnpB (TnpB, as the term is used for proteins encoded by IS66 family insertion elements, is considered an accessory protein, since TnpC, encoded by a neighboring gene, is a DDE family transposase.), whose translation MLSFSGSLKVFIALQSCDMRAGVGTLQGMVSAQLQDDPRSGSLFVFSNRRHSVLKILYWDGSGWWLLAKRLEQGTFSWPAVADPAQTKLALAPQALAMLTDGIDLRGAKMRPWYERETG comes from the coding sequence ATGCTGAGCTTCTCAGGCAGCCTCAAGGTCTTCATCGCCCTTCAATCCTGTGACATGAGGGCCGGGGTGGGCACCCTTCAGGGCATGGTCAGTGCGCAGTTGCAGGACGATCCCCGCAGCGGCTCGCTCTTTGTCTTCAGCAACAGGCGCCACTCGGTGCTCAAGATCCTCTACTGGGACGGTTCGGGCTGGTGGCTGCTGGCCAAACGGCTCGAACAAGGCACCTTCAGCTGGCCGGCTGTCGCCGATCCTGCACAGACCAAGCTGGCCCTGGCCCCGCAGGCCCTGGCCATGCTCACCGACGGCATTGATCTGCGGGGCGCGAAGATGCGCCCCTGGTATGAACGTGAGACGGGATAG
- the tnpA gene encoding IS66 family insertion sequence element accessory protein TnpA, with protein sequence MRSTPAQRHAALEAYARSGLSGPQFARSAGIKYQTLVSWRRQAKISTCIATQAASPPIVAFLEAVPISPLPSTRLDLLLPGTARLHLSCSSQMPLVAALLRQLELKHSPDLHSC encoded by the coding sequence GTGCGCAGCACCCCGGCACAACGACACGCCGCGCTGGAGGCCTATGCCCGCTCAGGCCTGAGCGGGCCCCAGTTCGCCAGATCTGCTGGCATCAAGTACCAAACGCTGGTCTCCTGGCGCAGGCAGGCCAAAATCTCCACCTGCATTGCCACTCAGGCTGCCTCCCCTCCCATCGTGGCGTTTCTGGAGGCCGTCCCCATCTCCCCACTGCCTTCGACACGCCTGGATCTTCTGCTGCCCGGCACCGCCCGCCTGCACCTGTCCTGCTCCTCGCAGATGCCCCTGGTTGCAGCGCTGCTGCGTCAACTCGAACTCAAGCATTCCCCGGACCTCCACTCATGCTGA
- a CDS encoding esterase/lipase family protein: protein MKFKLRLILCMAPALLMAACASHPPSKDNASRQHKASATPRQALAQALADAGQAWDAGMETEEGRLRYHTAASRVVNAWIACHDGCPQTASDNLATSGSDSFQIRTSSPSDLHFDKLIPASTVPTRELHTRFTREGVGTPLIAWWKYTDERAATEPFMGKAGYLVPVTATLTFGKSSQAGRRTAVIELKDPRQQDSVVMKQHKFPLAADFSAPGEFFLAQAQARMSGLGGLLSTETNLGKLGLISLEPPKKDRIPVILVHGLMSRPATWQNVVNQLWSDPQIQSQCQFYFFRYPSGVPVIYSAAKLRERLEVLHGEYLKAGSRKHLNQMVLIGHSMGGLVSKSQVQDSKDKLWVNVFGTTPDRLNLPQAQLDSLRTYLEYKANPHVSRVVFVATPHRGSNLAQGWSGAIGSRLVRLPAHLMSDATSMLQGELPKDSPLRRLVEQGLPTSISNLSPSSKFVQTSIAIPLRPGLHIHSIIGNKGQRPLEDPRCSDGVVPYASAHLDGVESEFVVPSGHGAHEHPEAVAEIRRILHKHLASLD, encoded by the coding sequence ATGAAATTCAAACTCCGCCTGATCTTGTGCATGGCGCCGGCCCTTCTGATGGCGGCCTGCGCTTCGCATCCGCCTTCAAAAGACAATGCCTCCCGGCAGCACAAAGCTTCGGCAACCCCCCGGCAGGCGCTGGCCCAGGCGCTGGCCGATGCCGGGCAGGCGTGGGACGCCGGCATGGAAACTGAGGAGGGCCGCCTGCGCTACCATACCGCCGCCTCCCGGGTGGTGAACGCATGGATCGCCTGCCACGATGGATGCCCGCAGACTGCCAGTGACAATCTTGCCACGTCTGGCAGCGATTCATTCCAGATCCGGACTTCATCCCCTTCGGACCTCCACTTCGACAAGCTGATCCCGGCCAGCACCGTCCCCACGCGGGAGCTTCACACCCGGTTCACCCGGGAGGGGGTCGGCACCCCGCTCATCGCCTGGTGGAAATACACGGATGAACGCGCCGCGACCGAACCCTTCATGGGAAAGGCAGGCTATCTCGTCCCTGTCACGGCCACCCTCACCTTTGGCAAGTCTTCTCAAGCAGGCCGCCGCACGGCTGTCATTGAGCTGAAGGATCCCCGCCAGCAGGACTCCGTCGTGATGAAACAACATAAATTCCCCCTGGCCGCCGACTTCTCTGCTCCCGGGGAGTTTTTCCTGGCGCAAGCCCAGGCCCGCATGTCCGGCCTTGGAGGCCTGTTGAGCACGGAGACCAATCTTGGCAAACTGGGCCTCATCTCACTGGAGCCGCCAAAGAAAGACCGGATCCCGGTCATCTTGGTCCACGGCCTGATGTCGCGCCCTGCCACATGGCAAAATGTGGTCAATCAGCTCTGGAGCGATCCGCAGATCCAGAGCCAGTGCCAGTTCTACTTCTTCCGCTACCCCAGCGGAGTCCCCGTGATCTACAGTGCCGCCAAGCTGCGTGAAAGACTGGAAGTCCTGCACGGCGAGTACCTCAAAGCAGGGAGCCGGAAGCACCTGAACCAAATGGTGCTCATCGGCCACAGCATGGGCGGACTGGTCAGCAAGTCCCAGGTGCAGGACAGCAAGGACAAGCTGTGGGTCAACGTCTTCGGCACCACACCTGACAGACTGAATCTCCCCCAGGCGCAGCTCGATTCGCTGCGCACCTATCTGGAATACAAAGCCAATCCCCATGTGAGCCGGGTGGTCTTCGTCGCCACCCCGCATCGGGGCAGCAATCTCGCCCAGGGCTGGAGCGGGGCCATTGGCAGCCGGCTGGTCCGCCTGCCTGCCCACTTGATGTCAGATGCCACCAGCATGCTCCAGGGTGAGCTCCCGAAGGACAGCCCGCTGCGCCGGCTGGTGGAGCAAGGTCTCCCCACCAGCATCAGCAACTTGTCCCCCAGTTCCAAGTTCGTGCAGACCTCCATCGCCATCCCACTCCGCCCCGGCCTGCACATCCATTCCATCATTGGGAACAAGGGGCAGCGTCCGCTGGAGGATCCCCGTTGTTCTGACGGAGTGGTTCCCTATGCCAGCGCCCATCTCGATGGCGTAGAATCCGAGTTTGTGGTCCCCAGCGGTCACGGTGCCCATGAGCACCCCGAAGCTGTCGCGGAGATTCGACGCATCCTCCATAAGCACCTCGCGAGCCTCGACTGA
- a CDS encoding DUF3313 family protein: MQCFPGLFAGILLTMLCSCASKTTVTDSLKARAAPVSPFIQHPRELKPQRERAPFALVWINPDLPVKRVQYNSIYIAPVETRYLRAPRPNLSRATTVENVERPVREITSLMQQAFRRAFMESPSPRLHVTPQPVAGGVTLQLALVELNATDIVGNAVKTAVPYGGVLSPLTSGNIAIEGRVCDSATGEVLFEFADNERDQMTLVSLRDFSPFNHAKAAVGAWATQFEELTRTSASHKVKDSPLFTLDPL, from the coding sequence ATGCAGTGTTTTCCAGGTTTGTTCGCCGGTATTTTGCTGACCATGCTGTGCAGCTGTGCCTCAAAGACAACAGTCACCGACTCACTCAAGGCCAGGGCGGCCCCCGTATCTCCATTCATTCAGCATCCCCGGGAGCTGAAGCCCCAGCGGGAGCGCGCCCCCTTTGCACTGGTGTGGATCAATCCCGACCTGCCCGTCAAACGGGTGCAGTACAACTCCATCTACATCGCCCCGGTGGAAACCCGCTACCTGCGCGCCCCGCGGCCCAATCTCTCCCGTGCCACCACGGTGGAGAATGTGGAGCGCCCCGTCCGGGAAATCACCTCCTTGATGCAGCAGGCTTTCAGGAGGGCCTTTATGGAGTCGCCATCTCCCCGGCTGCACGTGACACCTCAACCCGTGGCCGGTGGCGTCACCCTGCAACTGGCCCTGGTGGAGCTCAATGCCACTGACATCGTGGGGAATGCGGTGAAGACCGCGGTGCCCTATGGCGGCGTTCTCAGTCCGCTGACGAGCGGGAACATCGCCATCGAGGGACGTGTGTGTGACAGTGCCACCGGCGAGGTCCTCTTCGAATTTGCCGACAACGAGCGGGATCAAATGACGCTGGTCAGCCTGCGGGACTTCTCCCCCTTCAACCACGCGAAGGCCGCAGTGGGTGCCTGGGCCACCCAGTTCGAGGAGCTCACCCGCACTTCAGCCTCCCACAAGGTCAAGGACTCCCCTTTGTTCACCCTTGATCCCCTGTGA
- a CDS encoding DUF2092 domain-containing protein has translation MKIHPRHLAVSSFLLLLAAGLSSCITATRPHADAKASAVLEAMSQRLASAKNLRVTATRDASPGFYAGFDVAEHARIRAVVARPGRLHAVADTNLGRRSVSYDGREIVFVDHKANTHARVKAGKDIDSAVREVENVYGVMPPLAELLVNDPASILMEGVTHSQHAGTQTIAGVLCDHLVFQQAHLNWELWVSTTDHLPRKMVITHPNGEGGPPLKVTLLIKSWDLQPPVTQADLSLPLPSGSTLVEMIPLTRP, from the coding sequence ATGAAGATCCATCCTCGACATCTGGCCGTCTCGTCCTTCCTCCTGCTCCTCGCCGCAGGCTTGTCCTCCTGCATCACCGCAACACGTCCGCATGCGGATGCCAAGGCCAGCGCCGTGCTGGAGGCCATGTCCCAGCGGCTGGCCTCGGCCAAAAACCTGCGCGTCACGGCCACCCGTGATGCTTCCCCCGGCTTCTATGCCGGGTTTGACGTGGCCGAGCACGCCCGGATCCGGGCTGTGGTGGCCAGACCCGGCAGGCTGCACGCGGTGGCGGACACCAACCTGGGACGCCGCAGCGTGAGCTACGATGGACGCGAGATCGTCTTCGTCGATCACAAGGCCAACACCCACGCCCGTGTGAAGGCCGGCAAGGATATCGACAGCGCCGTGCGGGAGGTGGAAAACGTGTATGGCGTGATGCCCCCGCTCGCGGAACTGCTGGTCAACGACCCGGCGAGCATCCTGATGGAAGGGGTCACCCACTCCCAGCATGCCGGGACCCAGACGATCGCCGGCGTGCTTTGTGATCATCTTGTCTTCCAGCAGGCTCATCTGAACTGGGAGCTCTGGGTGTCCACCACTGACCACCTGCCGAGGAAGATGGTCATCACCCACCCCAATGGTGAGGGCGGACCGCCCCTGAAAGTCACGCTGCTCATCAAGTCCTGGGATCTCCAGCCCCCCGTCACCCAGGCCGACCTCAGCCTGCCCCTGCCCTCCGGCAGCACCCTCGTGGAAATGATCCCTCTCACCCGGCCCTGA
- a CDS encoding arylsulfatase B, translating to MKYLNITLLAGTLAASLLPQLPLAAAPSAPNIIHIVADDLGWQDVGFNGCKDIQTPHLDALAKGGARFTQFYVQPMCTPTRAALMTGRYPFRYGLQTAVIPSVSTYGLDTGEYLLPQCLQDAGYTTAIIGKWHLGHADKKFWPKQRGFEYQYGAMIGELDYYTHSEHGVLDWFRDNEPVHEEGYTTNLLGADAVKYLEKQKADRPFYLYLAFNAPHTPYQAPQEYIDRYTHIADPTRRTYAGMVACLDDNIGRVVAALDKKGLRENTLILFHSDNGGTHNPMFAGVMADVSKIKIPCDNSPYRDGKGSLFEGGVRVCALANWPGKIKPATVDGLIHATDIFTTFTKLAGASTSRCKPLDGVDAWPTMAEGRPSLREEVVYNVEPYRAALRQGDWKLIWRTTLPSSVDLYNLAADPFEKTNLADGQPEKVASMKLRLDELARGAAKPLFLVDQLKVVMKNMNGEPVLPGEDGFGEAERDAAPAAPGH from the coding sequence ATGAAATACCTGAACATCACCCTGCTCGCGGGGACATTGGCCGCATCTCTGCTGCCGCAGCTGCCCCTGGCTGCCGCACCGTCGGCCCCCAACATCATTCACATCGTGGCCGATGACCTCGGCTGGCAGGATGTGGGGTTTAACGGCTGCAAGGACATCCAGACGCCCCACCTGGACGCCCTGGCCAAGGGCGGTGCCCGGTTCACACAGTTCTATGTGCAACCCATGTGCACACCCACGCGGGCGGCACTCATGACGGGCCGTTACCCCTTCCGGTACGGTCTGCAGACGGCGGTCATCCCCTCCGTTTCCACCTATGGGCTGGACACGGGTGAGTACCTGCTGCCCCAGTGCTTGCAGGACGCCGGGTACACCACGGCCATCATTGGGAAATGGCACCTGGGCCATGCGGACAAAAAGTTCTGGCCCAAACAGCGTGGGTTTGAATACCAGTATGGTGCCATGATCGGCGAGCTGGACTACTACACCCACAGCGAGCACGGGGTGCTGGACTGGTTCCGCGACAACGAACCGGTGCATGAGGAGGGTTACACCACGAACCTGCTCGGGGCAGATGCGGTGAAGTACCTTGAGAAACAAAAGGCGGACCGCCCCTTTTACCTCTACCTGGCCTTCAATGCGCCTCACACGCCCTATCAGGCACCGCAGGAGTACATCGACCGCTACACGCACATCGCCGACCCCACCCGCCGCACTTATGCCGGCATGGTGGCCTGCCTGGATGACAACATCGGCCGGGTGGTGGCGGCTCTGGATAAAAAGGGCCTGCGTGAGAACACGCTCATCCTCTTCCACAGTGACAACGGCGGCACTCACAACCCCATGTTTGCCGGCGTCATGGCGGACGTGTCCAAGATAAAGATCCCCTGTGACAACAGCCCGTACCGCGATGGCAAAGGATCCCTGTTCGAAGGTGGCGTGCGCGTTTGCGCGCTGGCAAACTGGCCGGGCAAGATCAAACCCGCCACTGTGGATGGGTTGATCCACGCCACGGACATCTTCACCACCTTCACCAAGCTGGCTGGAGCCTCCACCTCCCGCTGCAAACCCCTGGACGGTGTGGATGCCTGGCCGACGATGGCGGAAGGCAGGCCCTCGCTTCGCGAGGAGGTGGTTTACAACGTGGAGCCCTATCGCGCCGCCCTGCGACAAGGGGACTGGAAGCTCATCTGGCGCACCACGCTGCCCTCCAGCGTGGACCTCTACAATCTCGCCGCGGACCCATTCGAGAAGACGAATCTCGCGGACGGCCAGCCGGAGAAGGTCGCATCGATGAAACTACGCCTGGATGAGCTCGCCCGGGGTGCTGCCAAACCGCTCTTCCTGGTGGATCAACTCAAGGTGGTGATGAAGAACATGAATGGCGAACCCGTCCTGCCCGGAGAGGACGGCTTCGGTGAGGCCGAGAGGGACGCTGCTCCCGCTGCTCCCGGTCACTGA
- a CDS encoding response regulator transcription factor: MNLSDIHIAVVDDDESLCRSMSRLLRASHLHSSLFSSAEAFLAWEGPQGFDCIVLDVQLDGMSGLELCRRLSGDGDSVPVIIITALDDPDVKQQAARAGCFQCFSKTDPGHDVVTAILRAVEQHRQDDR; the protein is encoded by the coding sequence ATGAACCTGTCTGACATCCACATCGCAGTCGTCGATGACGACGAAAGCCTCTGCCGCTCGATGAGCCGGTTGCTGCGAGCGTCTCATCTGCATTCCAGCCTCTTTTCCTCGGCCGAGGCCTTTCTTGCCTGGGAGGGCCCTCAGGGGTTCGACTGCATTGTCCTCGATGTGCAGCTGGATGGAATGTCCGGACTGGAATTGTGCCGCCGTCTCTCCGGAGACGGTGACTCCGTCCCTGTCATCATCATCACGGCCCTCGACGACCCGGATGTGAAACAGCAGGCCGCCCGGGCCGGCTGCTTCCAGTGCTTCAGCAAGACAGATCCGGGTCACGATGTGGTGACCGCCATCCTCCGGGCCGTGGAGCAGCACCGTCAAGACGACAGATGA
- a CDS encoding response regulator transcription factor, producing the protein MSEVTIHVVDDDESFLRAVARLLRASGYAVETHTSAAGFLGERHANDRGCVISDLRMPGMNGLEMQEALARAGHIMPVIFLTGNGDIPSTVSAIQKGAVDYIEKCAPKEILLAAVQRALSRESDDHGRRLKRAQLKSRLAALSEREREVLSEVVQGKMNKEIAADLGIHERTVKLHRTAITTKLQVQSVAELTRLWLQAGH; encoded by the coding sequence ATGTCCGAGGTTACCATTCACGTTGTTGATGATGATGAATCATTCCTCCGCGCCGTCGCCCGGCTTCTCCGGGCGTCCGGTTACGCGGTGGAGACCCACACCTCCGCAGCGGGCTTCCTGGGGGAACGCCACGCGAATGACCGCGGGTGCGTGATCTCTGACCTGCGGATGCCCGGCATGAATGGGCTGGAGATGCAGGAAGCCCTGGCCCGGGCCGGACACATCATGCCGGTGATCTTCCTGACCGGCAACGGCGACATTCCCAGCACTGTCAGCGCCATCCAAAAGGGGGCGGTGGACTATATTGAGAAATGTGCGCCCAAGGAGATACTGCTCGCCGCCGTGCAACGGGCACTGAGCCGTGAGAGCGATGACCATGGACGCCGCTTGAAACGGGCACAGCTCAAGTCCCGGCTGGCTGCTCTGAGCGAGCGCGAGCGCGAGGTGCTTTCAGAGGTGGTGCAGGGCAAGATGAACAAGGAGATCGCGGCGGATCTGGGAATTCACGAGCGTACCGTCAAACTGCACCGCACAGCCATCACCACCAAGCTGCAGGTCCAGTCTGTGGCGGAGCTGACGAGGCTCTGGCTCCAGGCAGGCCACTAG
- a CDS encoding sensor histidine kinase, with protein sequence MNWMTVAWPMVTATCLTLALIHLRIATGESRRAAHLFFTFSAIAVAAISVLEAGILQSQDLATCQKLLRWSSLPVVVMVASILGFVGSFFGTGRPVLAYASITLLTIAHLVNFFSNAPAVRGAAALRHAETFGNIKYTLPVITRGPWTYAEIAAVVLAIAFVADASWAVWKRGERQRALIVGGSIVFFFLVSRGHTMLVEEGIVHSPYFVSFAFLAVIFAMGHELSGEVFRATRLSRELQESERRMDLAAQSANLGFWTWHLAKDEIWVSETTRELFETAPTEKINFARFVASLHPDDREQVTQAITHAIDSGSEYEKSYRIHLPRGGERWIVARGKVELSPQGKPLRMRGVLMDVSAQKLAEAELLQLRQQLAHAGRVSMMGQLASALAHELNQPLGAILRNAEAAELFLQAPQPDLQELRAIIGDIRNDDQRASQVIDRLRSLLKRQDIDLLPLQIPTLLDEVLALSRADATARGIRLEMASSPELPAIRGDRVHLQQVLLNLIINAMDAFHGLEREEKVVKVTSSHNDPGGVEIRVADNASGLPEKRESAIFEPFFTTKAHGMGMGLPISRTIVEAHGGTLSASNGENGGAVFSICIPAAQGLE encoded by the coding sequence ATGAACTGGATGACGGTGGCCTGGCCCATGGTGACAGCGACGTGCCTGACGCTCGCTCTCATCCATCTGCGTATTGCTACGGGGGAGTCCCGCCGGGCGGCACACCTCTTTTTCACGTTCAGTGCGATTGCGGTGGCGGCGATCAGCGTTCTGGAGGCGGGCATTCTCCAGTCGCAGGATCTGGCCACCTGCCAGAAGCTGTTGCGGTGGTCCTCCCTCCCCGTCGTTGTCATGGTGGCGTCGATTCTGGGCTTCGTGGGCAGTTTCTTCGGCACCGGCCGGCCAGTGCTTGCCTACGCCTCGATCACGCTCCTGACCATCGCCCACCTGGTGAACTTCTTCAGCAATGCACCGGCGGTGCGCGGTGCGGCGGCCTTGCGCCACGCGGAGACGTTCGGGAACATCAAGTACACCCTCCCCGTGATCACCCGTGGGCCCTGGACCTATGCTGAGATCGCCGCCGTGGTGCTGGCCATAGCGTTTGTCGCCGATGCCTCCTGGGCCGTCTGGAAGCGGGGTGAGAGGCAGAGGGCTCTCATAGTGGGAGGCAGCATCGTCTTTTTCTTTCTGGTCTCCCGCGGTCATACGATGCTCGTGGAGGAGGGCATCGTCCACTCTCCCTACTTCGTCAGCTTTGCCTTCCTGGCAGTGATCTTTGCCATGGGGCATGAGCTAAGCGGCGAGGTGTTTCGGGCGACGAGGCTGAGCCGCGAGCTACAGGAAAGTGAACGCCGCATGGATCTGGCGGCGCAGTCAGCCAACCTGGGCTTCTGGACCTGGCATCTCGCCAAAGATGAAATCTGGGTGAGTGAAACAACCCGCGAACTCTTTGAAACGGCCCCGACGGAAAAGATCAACTTCGCCCGGTTCGTGGCATCCCTTCACCCGGACGACCGGGAGCAGGTGACGCAGGCCATCACCCACGCGATCGACAGCGGTTCAGAGTATGAAAAGAGCTATCGCATTCATCTGCCGCGCGGGGGCGAGCGCTGGATTGTCGCGCGGGGTAAAGTGGAACTCTCCCCCCAGGGCAAGCCACTGCGCATGCGGGGAGTGCTGATGGATGTGAGCGCCCAGAAACTTGCCGAGGCAGAGCTGCTGCAACTGCGCCAGCAGCTGGCGCACGCCGGCCGGGTGTCCATGATGGGGCAGCTGGCCTCTGCGCTGGCTCACGAGCTCAACCAGCCGCTGGGGGCCATCCTGCGCAATGCCGAGGCGGCAGAACTGTTCTTGCAAGCGCCCCAGCCAGACCTGCAGGAACTGCGGGCCATCATCGGCGACATTCGCAACGACGACCAGCGGGCGAGCCAGGTGATTGACCGCCTCCGCTCCTTGCTGAAGCGCCAGGACATCGACCTCCTTCCGCTTCAAATCCCCACCTTGCTGGATGAAGTGCTCGCCCTCAGCCGCGCGGATGCTACAGCTCGCGGCATCCGCCTGGAGATGGCCTCCTCTCCCGAGCTGCCGGCCATCAGGGGTGACAGGGTGCACCTCCAACAGGTGCTTCTAAATCTGATCATCAATGCCATGGACGCCTTTCACGGTCTGGAGAGGGAGGAGAAGGTTGTAAAGGTGACGAGCTCGCACAACGATCCTGGCGGGGTGGAAATCCGCGTTGCCGACAACGCCAGCGGGCTGCCGGAGAAGAGGGAATCTGCCATCTTTGAGCCTTTCTTCACGACCAAAGCTCACGGGATGGGCATGGGGCTGCCCATCTCACGAACCATTGTCGAGGCCCACGGTGGCACCCTCTCCGCCAGCAATGGTGAAAATGGCGGGGCGGTCTTTTCCATCTGCATACCCGCAGCACAGGGGCTGGAGTAA